A DNA window from Pseudarthrobacter sp. W1I19 contains the following coding sequences:
- a CDS encoding NUDIX domain-containing protein: protein MPVRSAGILLYRLGTTPGPDAGQEPGSTPGVSDELQVWIAHMGGPFWIRKDAHAWSIPKGEYTEDEDPLAAALREFAEEMGTPAPAADYEHLGEFRQPSGKIITVYAAEQDFQPERIQSNTFPMEWPKGSGRIQHFPEIDDARWFAEPEARLKLVKGQVQVLDALAVRVHARS from the coding sequence ATGCCGGTCCGAAGCGCAGGAATCCTCCTGTACAGGCTGGGCACAACGCCCGGGCCTGACGCCGGTCAAGAGCCAGGCAGCACACCCGGTGTTTCCGACGAGCTGCAGGTGTGGATTGCCCACATGGGCGGCCCGTTCTGGATCCGCAAGGACGCGCACGCCTGGTCCATTCCCAAAGGCGAGTACACGGAGGACGAGGATCCGCTGGCGGCCGCCCTTCGGGAGTTCGCCGAGGAAATGGGAACTCCCGCACCCGCTGCTGACTACGAACACCTCGGCGAATTCCGCCAGCCCTCCGGCAAAATCATCACCGTGTACGCGGCCGAGCAGGACTTCCAGCCGGAACGCATCCAGAGCAATACCTTCCCAATGGAATGGCCCAAGGGTTCAGGCCGGATCCAGCACTTTCCCGAAATCGACGACGCCCGCTGGTTCGCGGAGCCGGAGGCAAGGCTCAAGCTGGTGAAAGGCCAGGTCCAGGTCCTGGACGCCCTCGCCGTACGTGTTCACGCCCGGTCGTGA